One region of Danio rerio strain Tuebingen ecotype United States chromosome 5, GRCz12tu, whole genome shotgun sequence genomic DNA includes:
- the gng10 gene encoding guanine nucleotide-binding protein G(I)/G(S)/G(O) subunit gamma-10, giving the protein MSSNSNLTTLRRSVEQLKLEASVERIKVSQAAADLQEYCLQNASKDALLVGLPAASNPFREPRSCTLL; this is encoded by the exons ATGTCTTCAAACTCCAACCTGACGACCCTGAGACGGAGTGTGGAGCAGCTCAAACTGGAGGCCAGCGTGGAGAGAATCAAA GTTTCTCAGGCCGCAGCAGATCTGCAGGAGTACTGCCTCCAGAACGCCAGTAAAGATGCGCTGCTGGTGGGCCTTCCAGCCGCCAGTAACCCGTTCAGAGAGCCGCGCTCATGCACTCTGCTGTAG